One Pseudodesulfovibrio cashew DNA window includes the following coding sequences:
- a CDS encoding MetS family NSS transporter small subunit, whose amino-acid sequence MTTSAIVMMILGLGVTWGGAAFCIRLAIRKQRG is encoded by the coding sequence ATGACCACTTCCGCCATCGTCATGATGATTCTCGGACTCGGCGTAACCTGGGGCGGCGCGGCGTTCTGCATTCGCCTGGCCATCAGAAAACAGCGCGGATAG
- a CDS encoding DsrE family protein, whose translation MCFIHVLLNALDMREKGKEATIVIEGAAVKLVQELEQESCPLHALYVKAKEAGLIDGVCKACSAKLGALDAVKASGLPLLDDMSGHPSMAAYMDRGYTIITF comes from the coding sequence ATGTGTTTCATCCATGTCCTGCTCAACGCCCTGGACATGAGGGAAAAGGGCAAGGAGGCCACCATCGTCATCGAGGGCGCGGCGGTCAAGCTGGTCCAGGAACTGGAGCAGGAGAGCTGCCCCCTGCACGCGCTCTACGTCAAGGCCAAGGAGGCCGGACTCATCGACGGCGTGTGCAAGGCGTGCTCGGCCAAGCTGGGAGCCCTCGACGCGGTCAAGGCGTCGGGCCTGCCGCTGCTCGACGATATGTCCGGCCATCCCTCCATGGCCGCCTACATGGACAGAGGGTATACGATCATCACCTTCTGA
- a CDS encoding DsrE family protein, translating into MSKFLFVLSRGPEDPTRAVRCFQFAKIAAEKGHDVTVFLVDDAVYFANLGLTERIKCPTGDEMLPYLQTIQEKGKILVCKPCAATRMLGEDDLPAGFEISTGMVLIDLAEEAKVFSF; encoded by the coding sequence ATGAGCAAGTTCCTGTTCGTCCTGTCCCGTGGCCCCGAAGATCCCACCCGCGCCGTGCGCTGTTTCCAGTTTGCCAAGATCGCCGCCGAAAAAGGGCACGATGTGACCGTCTTCCTGGTAGACGATGCCGTGTATTTCGCCAACCTCGGGTTGACCGAGCGGATCAAGTGTCCCACCGGCGACGAAATGCTGCCGTATCTCCAGACAATCCAGGAGAAGGGCAAAATCCTGGTCTGCAAGCCGTGCGCGGCCACCCGCATGCTCGGCGAGGACGACCTTCCCGCGGGATTCGAGATCAGCACCGGCATGGTTCTCATCGATCTGGCCGAGGAGGCCAAGGTCTTTTCTTTCTAG
- the trhA gene encoding PAQR family membrane homeostasis protein TrhA, translating to MVFGLRDPLSGLTHLIGAVLAVFATIFLVLRAVSPAMPWHIVTFSIFGGAMILLYTASTLYHWLPVSERGVRLLRRVDHSMIFFYIAATYTPICLIPLRGPWGWSLFGVVWGLALAGIGMKVFWLHAPRWLSTAVYLAMGWLVLVGIYPLCLALSVPALVWLVAGGVVYSLGAVIYAFKWPDPLPRRFGFHEIFHLFVIGGSACHFVVMYCFI from the coding sequence ATGGTTTTTGGTCTGCGCGATCCCCTCAGCGGCCTGACCCACCTCATCGGTGCGGTCCTGGCAGTTTTTGCCACGATCTTTCTCGTCCTGCGCGCGGTGAGTCCGGCCATGCCCTGGCACATCGTGACCTTCTCCATTTTCGGCGGGGCCATGATCCTGCTCTACACCGCGTCCACCCTGTACCACTGGCTGCCCGTGTCCGAGCGGGGGGTCCGCCTGCTGCGGCGCGTGGATCACTCCATGATCTTCTTCTACATCGCGGCCACCTACACGCCCATCTGCCTTATCCCCCTGCGCGGTCCGTGGGGGTGGTCCCTGTTCGGGGTCGTCTGGGGGCTGGCTCTGGCGGGCATCGGCATGAAGGTCTTCTGGCTGCACGCGCCGCGCTGGCTTTCCACCGCCGTGTACCTGGCCATGGGCTGGCTGGTGCTGGTCGGAATCTACCCCCTCTGCCTCGCCCTGTCCGTCCCTGCCCTGGTCTGGCTGGTGGCCGGAGGCGTGGTCTACTCCCTGGGCGCGGTCATCTACGCCTTCAAGTGGCCCGATCCCCTGCCCAGGCGTTTCGGCTTCCATGAGATCTTCCACCTCTTCGTCATTGGCGGCTCCGCCTGCCACTTTGTGGTCATGTACTGCTTCATCTGA
- a CDS encoding sodium-dependent transporter, whose product MAQREQWGSRTGFVLAAVGSAIGLGNIWRFPYMAYENGGGAFLIPYIFALLTAGIPFMILEFGMGHKYRGSAPKVFRRLGSGREFLGWMQVVVALVISIYYVAVIGWTINYTGFALNQAWGSDPKAFFFGDYLGLTGSPFELGGIRWSILGACTLAWGVTWLAITSGVRKGIERACKILIPTLFLLVLVLIARVVTLPGAMTGLDFLFRPDFSKLTDFTVWADAYGQIFFSLSIGFSIMLAYSSYLPKDADINNNAAMTVFINCGFSLLAGVMIFSVLGNMAHATGQAVSDVAGAGVGLAFITIPAAINTMPAPVFVGTLFFLCLTMAGVSSHISIVEAVSSSFIDKFGISRKRTATLVCGFGFLATVIFTTGGGLLILDIVDHFINNLCILGLALAEILLMSWIVGLEDIQKHVNASSDFSVGNAWKLCLKLVTVGVLGYSFVMNVVTDLGKPYGDYATTDLVTLGWSLLPVAFVLSLALNKRQAAYGFAQND is encoded by the coding sequence ATGGCTCAACGAGAACAATGGGGCTCACGCACGGGCTTCGTCCTGGCCGCGGTCGGCTCCGCCATCGGGCTGGGAAATATCTGGCGTTTTCCCTACATGGCCTACGAGAACGGCGGCGGCGCCTTCCTCATTCCCTACATCTTTGCCCTGCTCACCGCAGGCATCCCCTTCATGATCCTCGAGTTCGGCATGGGGCACAAATACAGGGGCTCCGCGCCCAAGGTGTTCCGGCGTCTCGGCTCCGGCCGGGAGTTTCTCGGCTGGATGCAGGTGGTGGTGGCCCTGGTCATCTCCATCTATTACGTGGCTGTCATCGGCTGGACCATCAACTATACCGGGTTCGCGCTGAACCAGGCCTGGGGCTCCGATCCCAAGGCCTTCTTCTTCGGCGACTACCTTGGCCTGACCGGCTCTCCATTCGAGCTGGGCGGCATCCGCTGGTCCATCCTCGGGGCCTGCACCCTGGCCTGGGGCGTCACCTGGCTGGCCATCACCTCGGGCGTGCGCAAGGGCATCGAGCGCGCCTGCAAGATTCTCATCCCGACCCTGTTCCTGCTGGTGCTGGTGCTCATCGCCCGCGTGGTCACCCTGCCCGGAGCCATGACCGGCCTCGACTTCCTGTTCAGGCCCGACTTCTCCAAGCTGACCGACTTCACGGTCTGGGCCGACGCCTACGGTCAGATCTTCTTCTCCCTGTCCATCGGATTCTCCATCATGCTCGCCTACTCCAGCTATCTGCCCAAGGACGCGGACATCAACAACAACGCGGCCATGACCGTGTTCATCAACTGCGGATTCTCCCTGCTGGCGGGCGTCATGATCTTCTCGGTGCTCGGCAACATGGCCCACGCCACGGGCCAGGCCGTCTCCGACGTGGCCGGAGCCGGTGTAGGCCTCGCCTTCATCACCATCCCGGCGGCCATCAACACCATGCCGGCCCCGGTCTTCGTGGGGACCCTCTTCTTCCTCTGCCTGACCATGGCGGGGGTCAGCTCCCACATCTCCATCGTGGAGGCGGTCAGCTCGTCGTTCATCGACAAGTTCGGCATCAGCCGAAAGCGGACCGCCACCCTGGTCTGCGGCTTCGGCTTCCTCGCCACGGTGATATTCACCACCGGCGGCGGGTTGCTCATCCTCGACATCGTGGACCACTTCATCAACAACCTCTGCATCCTGGGCCTCGCCCTGGCCGAAATCCTCCTGATGAGCTGGATTGTGGGACTGGAAGACATCCAAAAGCACGTGAACGCCTCCTCGGACTTTTCCGTGGGCAACGCGTGGAAGCTCTGCCTCAAGCTCGTGACCGTGGGCGTGCTCGGCTACTCCTTCGTCATGAATGTGGTCACGGACCTCGGCAAGCCCTACGGCGATTACGCGACCACCGACCTGGTCACCCTTGGCTGGTCCCTGCTGCCCGTGGCCTTTGTCCTTTCCCTCGCTCTGAACAAGCGGCAGGCCGCCTACGGCTTCGCGCAAAACGATTAA